One segment of Fusarium poae strain DAOMC 252244 chromosome Unknown contig_8, whole genome shotgun sequence DNA contains the following:
- a CDS encoding uncharacterized protein (TransMembrane:1 (o81-99i)) codes for MNFAENKKVALEPGLACDPQKHPRRVYERGAKQPGLKGLPLRADSLVWRPMVPQRLSIVVRRPPRNGFTDRVLGMPALQQLGFGLVASSWVLWMAGRWLRLKLSIGR; via the exons atgaattttgcggaaaataaaaaagtggccctcgagcccggtctggcgtgcGACCCACAAAAACACCCTCGGAGGGTATATGAGAGGGGAGCAAAGCAGCCCGGCCTGAAAGG acttccactgcgtgctgattcactggtttggcgacccatggtcccgcagcgtctcagcatagtggttcgtcgacccccacgaaacggcttcactgaccgcgtactggggatgcctgcgttacagcagcttggcttcggcctcgttgctagcagttgggttctgtggatggctggccgctggctacgcctgaaactgagcatcgggaggtaa
- a CDS encoding uncharacterized protein (TransMembrane:1 (n2-10c15/16o76-94i)), whose protein sequence is MVLWFGGLALEPGLACDPQKHPRRVYERGAKQPGLKGLPLRADSLVWRPMVPQRLSIVVRRPPRNGFTDRVLGMPALQQLGFGLVASSWVLWMAGRWLRLKLSIGGNHSLRTPKW, encoded by the exons atggttttgtggtttggtggcc tggccctcgagcccggtctggcgtgcGACCCACAAAAACACCCTCGGAGGGTATATGAGAGGGGAGCAAAGCAGCCCGGCCTGAAAGG acttccactgcgtgctgattcactggtttggcgacccatggtcccgcagcgtctcagcatagtggttcgtcgacccccacgaaacggcttcactgaccgcgtactggggatgcctgcgttacagcagcttggcttcggcctcgttgctagcagttgggttctgtggatggctggccgctggctacgcctgaaactgagcatcggaggtaaccactcgctgcggacaccgaaatggtag